In Xyrauchen texanus isolate HMW12.3.18 chromosome 27, RBS_HiC_50CHRs, whole genome shotgun sequence, one genomic interval encodes:
- the LOC127620887 gene encoding ubiquitin-like protein 4A yields MILTVKPLQGKECNVQVTENEKVWTVKELVSERLNIPPSQQRLLYKGKALSDEQSLSDYSIGPEAKLNLVVRPAGERSGGAMEASSSCNNGKPGNSVWQLLSTVLAKHFSLADAAKVQEQLIKDYERSIRLLSLDDIERMASRLLHPEAEGMDTSYMD; encoded by the exons atgaTTCTTACAGTAAAGCCACTTCAAGGAAAAGAGTGTAATGTACAG GTGACAGAAAATGAAAAGGTATGGACAGTAAAAGAACTAGTATCAGAACGTTTAAACATCCCACCAAGTCAGCAGAGACTGCTGTATAAAGGAAAAGCTCTTTCAG ATGAACAAAGTTTGAGTGATTACTCCATTGGACCAGAGGCCAAGCTGAATCTAGTTGTGCGGCCAGCAGGAGAGAGGAGTGGAGGGGCAATGGAAGCCAGTAGCAGTTGTAACAATGGAAAACCTGGTAATAGTGTATGGCAATTATTGTCAACTGTCCTGGCCAAACACTTCAGCCTGGCCGATGCTGCTAAAGTGCAGGAACAACTTATTAAG gatTATGAACGCTCCATCAGACTGCTAAGTCTAGATGACATTGAGCGTATGGCCAGTCGTCTGCTGCATCCGGAGGCAGAGGGCATGGATACATCATACATGGACTGA
- the LOC127620886 gene encoding ras-related protein rab7-like, which translates to MASRKKVLLKVIILGDSGVGKTSLMNQYVNNKFSNQYKATIGADFLTKEVMVDDRLVTMQIWDTAGQERFQSLGVAFYRGADCCVLVYDVTAPTTFKTLDSWRDEFLIQASPRDPENFPFVVLGNKIDLDNRQVTTKRAQAWCQSKNNIPYYETSAKEAINVDQAFQTIAHNALKQESEVETYDFPDQIKLRDDRTASTSDGCSC; encoded by the exons ATGGCTTCTCGGAAGAAGGTGCTGCTTAAAGTGATCATCCTAGGGGATTCAGG AGTTGGGAAGACATCTTTGATGAACCAGTATGTAAATAATAAGTTTAGTAATCAGTATAAGGCCACTATTGGAGCTGACTTCCTCACCAAGGAGGTGATGGTGGACGACAGACTGGTCACTATGCAG ATTTGGGACACAGCTGGTCAAGAACGATTTCAGTCTCTGGGTGTGGCTTTCTACAGAGGGGCGGACTGTTGCGTGTTGGTCTATGACGTCACAGCACCAACTACATTTAAGACTCTGGACAGCTGGAGGGATGAGTTTCTCATTCAGGCCAGTCCACGTGACCCAGAGAACTTCCCTTTTGTTGTGTTAGGCAACAAAATTGACTTGGACAACAGACAG GTTACAACAAAGCGAGCTCAAGCGTGGTGTCAGAGTAAGAACAATATCCCCTATTATGAGACCAGTGCCAAAGAAGCCATTAACGTGGACCAGGCTTTCCAAACTATTGCTCATAATGCACTAAAACAG GAGTCCGAAGTGGAGACATATGATTTTCCTGACCAGATTAAACTAAGAGATGACAGAACTGCATCCACTAGTGATGGCTGCAGCTGCTGA